ataatattttttggagTCAGAGGAGTGATTATTGAAATATGATCACCATGTAATAACATAAACTGTAAAAAGTCTTAGTTTCAATCTGACTAATGACATGACCAAAacactttatatttattatttctttagGCCATGTATTTGAgctcttgttttaattgtttttcaaaatttttggtaATTCCTGGTATTCtttttatgtattatcataactaccttgaattgttatacatgtattatatattgaaCGAGTGGCTTTTGCTTAAAATGTGCTTTATAACAAATCCTGATTTCCATCAAATTCTTGAAAATTAAAGGATAATAAAATAATTACCATTATACAAAAAAAGTAAGCTTTTGTATATAATAATGACTTGCAGGCATTGAACTAAACCCATGTAAGTTTGCATCTTGGACAAAGAAACATTTTAATACACTAGTCAAATGACAGACAGCAATGATTTGTTTTAGCTTTTTCAACTTGATGCTGatcaaattttacattttgataagaaATACTTACTACACATTTGAACAAGATTGACTTCCTCACTAACTGTCAAGCACTGCACATCAGATGACATGTTGGGATTTAATCTGTTGTATGGACTGACAATAATACCAATGTATCTATTACCTCCCTTGGAAAACCATTCCTATTTagtacaaacaaaataaaataactgacaATTATACCAATGTATgaggggggcaggaccttttttcCGGATGTCAGGATTGGGTGTTTTAAGCTCTGGATTtagggattgatcctttcggaaTCCAAGTtcctttcttttttcaaattttgggatttatttatttttttaaattcgggacctctggaCTTCATGTTTTGaagcccgggattttgggatcaggacccctccaaccCTCTCATGTATCTATTAACTCCCATGGAAAACCTTTCCTATGTAGTAAaatcaaaaaatattgataatttataTACTGGTTGAACttgatattttaaaatcactatcatatattaatatattgatatttagatataaagttttactacaaacAAGTGAATACCTGAAATTTAAGCTGTGTTTCCATATCTCTGATAGAAGGATCAGGGTTAAAGGTTGGATGTGAGTGATACCATCCCACAACTGACATACCATACTTGTGGATCTCTTCACTGGCCTGAGTCTGGGAAACTAAAATAAACAACCAGTGGTCATTTACTAAGTCCAATGTTTTGGACGAATGATCTTCCAAATAAATAATCACCAACTGAATAggtttaaattgtaaaatttggagTTGTATGGTTAGTTACAAGACAAAATTCTTACAGATAACCATAAACTTTTCTTTGCATAAAAACTTTGAGCTCCACTCAAAAAGTGTTAAATCTAGTATGAGATTCTTGTTTTTGAGAGGTGATGTGACTGATGTCTGCAGTTTAGTAAAATGGGATCAAATTATGTAGTTCAAAGGCGTAAAAAGAaggaatttatatttataaaaaactcCTTTTACCTGGATCCATCTCACACTGCATGCCTGTACTAATACTATTACATGGTATAGCCATTGTGACACTGAGAGTACCACCACAGCACTGTCCTCCCAGCATACCTATCACCTCTGTTTTAGATACATGAGCATGGACATCCATAATCACTAGACAGGAATTGTAGATTTCAACGCCTATTGGTgccttaaaaataaattgaaagatgAAAATATAGTTATGTTATTATTCATCACTACtctttatataagttttgaaatattcaaatttaattacGTAAAATGTGATGATGGTAGGAAAAATGTATCTCTTACTCACTTATAAACAAATATTAGGGTATGTTTGTAAATAGACACATGAATTAATTTCCATGGTCCACTAGGCGGCATATATCCAACATCTATTCTCTAAACAATTATAACTCCATGTGGTGAACCAACACTGTGTTGTTTACTTTTGTTAAGAGTTTCCAGAAGTGGATACCTTGGTACACAGGGTTGTCAATTTATACAAAAATAGtgagaaaaacttaaaaaaacattatGACAACAGTTGTTGGGACCATGGGATATTCCCCCCTTGATGTCCTGcatcataaaacaaaacaaactcgATATTTTTAACAAACTTAATTTTTCTATACTCATCATATCTATTTAATTTCTGTATGTAAATTGTCCAAATGATACCTGCCTGGCTGGAAAAACATGTCAACCAATATTAATAAAATTGCAGACTTTTTAAGTGTCATTgtcatataaaaattaaatgtacttACTGGATTCTCCTGAGTAAATGATTCACATGGAATTTGTTTAACTGTACTTACTGGATTCTCCTGAGTAAAGGATTCACATggaatttgtttaaatgtacttacTGGATTCTCCTGAGAAAATGATACACatgaaatttgtttaaatgtacttacTGGAGTCTCCTGAGAAAATGATACAcatgaaatttgttaaaatgtactTACTGGAGTCTCCTGAGAAAATGATACAcatgaaatttgttaaaatgtactTACAGGAGTCTCCTGAGAAAATGATACACatgaaatttgtttaaatgtacttacTGGATTCTCCTGAGAAAATGATACACatgaaatttgtttaaatgtacttacTGGAGTCTCCTGAGAAAATGATACACatgaaatttgtttaaatgtacttacTGGAGTCTCCTGAGAAAATGATACACatgaaatttgtttaaatgtacttacTGGATTCTCCTGAGAAAATGATACAcatgaaatttgttaaaatgtactTACAGGATTTTCCTGAGTAAAGGATTCACATGGAATGAGTTTAAATGGATCATAAAATGTCTTGACTTCTTTTGATGATTTTATCTTCTCCTTGTCATTAGAACTTGTATCATCTAAGTGTTCCTGGTGCTAAAAGGAAAGTAAATAAATCTTAACCTAAAATGAAAGTACAACTGAAATCATAGTCCTAATAATAGTTATTTTAATAATTCTAAACACAAATCAAATATCATTCAAAAATACAGCTTGTCCTCAATCTACAAAATAGGTACACAAAACATAAGGAATTCATAGTATATCTGATTCTTTTTTATAGAGAACTCTGTGGTATCAATTATCAAAGACTTTTCCtcaacaaataaaaatttattttataagatattgGCAAATGATACACGTGCACCTCAATAGTTTAACCCTGTATGATACACACCTCAATAGTTTTACCCTGTATGATACACACCTCAATAGTTTTACCCTGTATGAAACACACATCAATAGTTTTACCCTGTATGCTACACACCTCAATAGTTTTACCCTGTAATTCATCCTCATTAATCCAATTACCATAGCCATCTTTGATCTTTCTTTTTCTTGGTCTCTGTGATATAAAAGatagttttaaagtttttgaCGAAATGCAAGATTAACTAAATGTCCTAGTAACAAGTTAATAATAGAAATCATAACTGATTTGACATTATGTTTGAAATGTTCATATTTCTTCTCTTTCTATAGCATATCTCAAAATTAAAAAGTTCATAGTAAATATTATGTGTATAGAATTATCTTTAATTAAAGTTGTTGTTTAATCATAATTTTCAGTGGCAAATCATTGATTGAATTTTTGCTTCACATATAATCACAAATACTTAATGCATGTTCAGGCAGATTCAGCTTTAAAGgcacataattcatttgattgaAATTAAATTTCCTCCATTTGTGAGTACCAGTAAAAATTGATACTACCTATATCAACTCAAAAGGTACCGAATCAATAAGATAAATAAGGAAATGTACCTATCAATGAAACAATATATTGTGTGAATCAACTTTTAAACTTGAGTACACATTGATACTAACTATAAATCTTTGTGATATTTACTGCATTTAAAAGGACATATTGTAGACCAgtcatataaaatataataagttGTCACTAAACAAGTTGGCAACAGTACTTTACCATAGAATTTAATTTAAATCCTTTTGCAAGAACATCTCTAGAGCCCTTTTGTTTCACTCCAATTGCTGCCATCTTAACATGATGATTATAACAACTCTGCtctgtaaaaaatatattcaaatatatttcttttaaaaaacaaaatattagattaaaacaataataaacttTCCTTAAATATCAACCTAAATTCAACCCTCACAAACAATTAAGATTTATACTAAGACCGTTCTTTTCCAACAGAGTGGAGTCATAATAATTTATGAgaatttaaaacttgaaattatttttaatcaaaagGATAAATGTATAGCACTGTAGTTTTTACCCAACTTCTTtgcttatttatatatatctaaattCAATGCATATGAGTaattataggccatttcaatacAATACCTCCTGTACATTCATAATCATAATTTTGGTGCTTGACATCATTTTCAGCACTATGGGCTATTTTGTGTGGCAAATTTTTATTGTTAGAGGAAGCTGGAGTGCATGAGAGAACCATCAACCTTTAGCAGGAAAACTGATAATTAAGATAACAGTAAAACCCACCTGCCAAGTGTGGGGTTTCAAACTCACAACATCATCCAGTGCTTGTGATACAGTAAATGAACTACTCAGAACACTTGTCTACCAAATATTTATAATAAGcagtttataataaaaataattaccaCAACCAAAGTTAATAGCACCAGTACATTCCAAATACATGTGGATTCTTCCAATACAATTCACATCACCACAATTCTTTAATCCAGGTCTTACTGATGTTTTATTGAGGTAGTTTGGTTTTGACTTATACCTgcaaaaataaatcttttgttttatatgatttttgtattttaaatatacaattgtaGTAGCTAAACTGTCCATGACAAAATTGTATGTTCAGTACAACAGTTTTCAAATATCATGAAAGAGacaatgtttttaaaagttttgtttgtaTAAGTTAATCTTTTTGAAATCAGTTCaatatttatatgacaataaTGCAAATGCATACATATAtgaacaagatgtggtatgattgccaatgagacaactatccacaaaagtatCCACCACTGTACAAAGGAAATTGATGTAACCAtctaattataggcaaccatatgtccttcaacaatgagaaaaaacatacaatatagtcatctataaaatatatataaatatatacgaaaaatatgaaagaattcaattgagaaaactcacagcttaatttataacaaaactaatttacaaacaagaatgtaaccatagtacatggatgcccaacTCACAGTATTatcttctatgttcagtggaccgtgaaatcggggtaaaaactttaaaaaagcaTTGCAATTAGAAAgctcatatcatagggaacatgtgtactaagtttcaagttgattgtacttcaacttcatcaatcaaagagctgaagagctctgagggaaaagacggccattgtttcaatttttaggggggtatcttttgatagtctacatacaaagaatgagcaaaagaacagctagaacatatagaaaggctgccaataatgaaactaattgttgtttattgttatttcatttacttagtcaagaattcatcatagagacaatttggaccaatgagatctgcaccttctaaatcaaaacatttgattaaagttgggagttaattttttaaaattcaattgaatttaacaactactacaatatattttagaattttaattatgtacaactgaacggcaggctataaccattctcaattttttgtgacagtattctcaagaaagtgaggactgaaaaatctattcagtttaaATTTTCCATTGAttaagttcccagttacaactcttatcacagggatacatgtacttataaaatcaaatatgattgatataagctgtgtgaagtttgtttccagatcccacattttgatatatctgtaaaattcatgaataaaaagctttaaactacaaaaagcaatatttaaaaaaaaaattaacaaaaaatgaccactacaataattatgttggtatgcaaaattattttttaattgatgacttatcatatatatacttaatgtgacatttttagtgttcatatacattaactttcattttagtgggtaattactcatcaattgaggtgctccttaattggagaaagattctaaaaacataactttacagaaagaatgaaaactgcagttgctctccccaatctcaataggtataaactacaaaaagcaacattttttttttttttttttttttaaccatttcaataattatgttgatacacattttgtttttatatagaagactacttatcatatactaaatgtcacattttaaatgttcagaaacatttactttgattttagtgtaAAATTACTCATTTAtcgaggtgctcctgaattggaggaagattcttaaaacagaactttacagaaacCATGAAAACTGCagtttctctccccaatctcatgaatctccattgacattgtttactgcgaaagttgacctacatattatctgattatagcctcagattaaagcattgcatgttggtgtgtgaatcatctacactacagcaaacatcattaggtttatatttaacaaatacagattttaaattagtatacaaatactgtgaatgatttttatattgaataaaggatatccctgtgtagtgtggcattccaacaatgacgtcactaggttagatatatatagaatatttcgtaatactgatttttctggactgtaaaagaaacgtatatagtgtaagggaaagctaaatatacgataatttcatgagaaacagaagggaaatgtgtaaaaaatgtatttaaagtcaatctgttctccttgtcattaatttcagtatgacatttcgagggggtttccaaactatcaaaacaaaatgattgacgtgagggtatgatactctggccaaccccattagggaattgacggcttgaagccgtctttccccaaaaactaACAtgtctaaaaactttaacctgaagcaggacagattgATGGACAAATGAACTTACGAACTCAAAGAGCAGAAAagataatgcccataaatggggcataaaaaaatatgacagcaaTATGACTATATGTATCTTGCTCATTATTTTTCATACTGATTAGTTACTGactaatcaaagagctgaatagctctgaggggaaagacggcccttgtttctatttaattgattttttttggaagGGGAGGgggtatatttaaaatattgaaatcaattgttgtttatgtaatttcatttccttagtttaggattcaatttggaccaatggaagagatctgcatcttctaaatctaaacattcgattaaagttgatagttttaaattatctaaaattcaactgaattctttcatttcacaacaactacaatatttttttgaaatcttaattgtgtaccactgaactgcaggctagggccattttccattttttgtgacagtattcttggattttaaagttttttcttaagaaagtgtggactgaaaaatctattcagttttaaattttcattgataaagttcccagttacaactgtcatcacagggaaacaggtactaataaaaaacaatataattgatgtaaactgtgtgaagcttgtttccaaatctaaaatttgaaatattagtaaatttcatgaataaaaaggttaaaactacaaaatgcaacattttaaatttttttatattttttaccattacaatgattatgttggtacacaaaaatttagttttaatgaaagactactaatccaatgaaatgtcacattttaagtgttaaaatacattaacttttattttagtggataattactcatcaattgaggtgctcctgaattggaggaagattctcaatacagaatttttacagaaaaaaataataaaatcgtttctctcccctatctcatgtaaccccacgatctttgtttactttgaaagttgttcaacagttgacctacaaattaaagtattgcatgttgatgtttgaatcatctacagcaaacaatATTATGTTTAAATTGAACAAATACCAATGTGTAATTAGTGCACGATctctgagaatgatttaaataaccagtaaaggatatccctgcttctgcctagtgtggcattccaagaatgacgtcactataaaatacaatgtaggttggatatatttagaatatctcgtcatactgatttttccggattgtaaaagaaacgtcaATAATGTAAAGGAGGGCTCAAGATACGATAATTTcgtgagaaacagaagggaaatgtgtcaaaaagtgtttaaagtcaaactattcatttctgggtctccttctcttcaatctaagtaagatttgttggggggttttccacattataaaaacaaaatgaatgatgtgagggaatgtcactctggtcaaccccataggggattgacggcttgaagccgtctttccccaaaaatgtAATATCTTACTCTGACATAACATTTACAAACAAACAACCTACCAAGAGTCCAGTataaaatttctgattttgacgTAACGGTCAGGAGTTTTTGATGGCCGTCCATCAAAGAATTCCAAATGAACTTTTCTTTCTTCTATTGATATAAGATCTGGTTCAATTAATTTTTCCTCTGTTGGTACTGGAAATTCCATAACTTCACCATTAGATAACACAACCATATTGGCTGAAAAAGAGAcataagtatagattataacatgcccttttccatattggccctggtatcatcctgagactcccatatcggccttgaggctttagccgagggccaaTATGGGTccagggatgatacccaggccaatatggaaaagacatgttataatctttttatcacatatttaagttttgcagaaaagagaaaaaaaagtcaattataacaatttaatgaaacataaaaggtaaaatcttacACATTTTATCACAAACGTGTCGTGAAGGACGCGATGACGTCACATCATTTGGAATCAGGGtacaatatcaatatactcttttttgcccccggcaattttgaggttattgcatatgcaaaacctaaggtattcataacaaatatgtgataatcatttatatattttaaattttcctgtcctaaattgttttttgttttggggaGGTCAAAAgacttaaattatatatattataattatatagaatattgttatatttatataaagtaatTTTTCTTTACACACACTAAAGACACAGGGACTTCTAGTCAAGACTTTAATCACAAGCAAactttgtgagaaaaaaaatcctattaaCCAAACcataaaatttagttttacaaaatataaatttcaactgGAAGCATTATCCAAAAGTCATAGTTACCCTTCAGTACATAAATACCAAGCAATGGGAGTTATACCTATTACCCTTCATTTTTAACATACCTATTCTTTTTTCTACATGCTGACTAGAATCTGATTGGTTTCCTCCCTCAGATAATCCATCCTCTGATGATTCAGAAACCAGGACATTCTCCATTCTCTCTGTGTCACAAGATGATTCTTCCAAGTCTTTTATTTCTTCTGGCATTTCATCTTCTGTACTTTGTATCACTGTTTCTGTCTTGTTACTCTTTGATCTTACTTTAGCTGACTTGAGTAAACTTTCATAAACAGAATTAGGTGATGTTGACCTATTTTTAAGAATGACATTGTCGTCCATTTCATCGTCATCGTTTTCAATGTCAATGTCAATATCTTCTTCATCTTCCTGTCCGTCACCAGATCCACTAACAATGTCAGCTACAGCACAGAAACCATCTAGATTTTCAATGAGCCCTGTAGATTTCTCCAGCTTATGTTCTAATGTTGGACTCAACTGAACGCTGGGTATTGTCACAACTTCTAAAACATCATTTAAACCAATGCTTTCATTGCATGTGGATGTTATATCTCTAGAGGAAATAACCTTCACATTTTTAATTTTGACAAGAGGTGCTTGTTTGGAAACTTTTGGTGGCTTGGAATCAATAATCTCAGATTGGTGCTTTATAACAGTAGCATTATTAGatctatttttcttatttttattggCCTCAATCCTGTGTTTTTTCTTCATACTTTCATGTGTCTTTTCTTCCTTGTATCTACTTGTACTCGGGAGTGTTTCTGAAGTTAACATTTTTTCAAGTTCTGTCACTTTTGTTTCTGTcgtattattttctgttttttcaaGTAAGGAATAATTTTGAGGATGAATGTGATTTTCTGTCTTAATAGTAAAGGTTGAAGCAGATACAGTTGGCTGTGCAGTAGTTACAGCTTTTAACATCTGTTCCAATGTAGAGGGATATGGCTTCTCGTCCGCACACTTTTCATCACCTTTATCCTGACATTTAGTCtgaaatattatatcatatatatatgtacaatttaAAACACCATTTAAACTAATTCAGCACTTACAATCTAAGCAAATTGCAATCATTACCAGAGTATGATTATTACAGCTcatcttctttttcatttttcattaaatgCTAGACTTTAATGCTTGCAATTTTTGTCTGTGGTATACAATGACATTTAGCTAAGT
This sequence is a window from Mytilus edulis chromosome 1, xbMytEdul2.2, whole genome shotgun sequence. Protein-coding genes within it:
- the LOC139500548 gene encoding histone H2A deubiquitinase MYSM1-like, with the protein product MAEDGEIDIEGDFEFKLEANDVYDTNELPSKSANLLPEYTNPAWMLEQGWSMDSYIDEKSKATIEKMLQEEQYYMNGQNRRRNMRNLTTHKQPWSEEEKNMFYKGLEVYGRSWSKIAELIQTRTNLQVKNFAQQYFKQQTKCQDKGDEKCADEKPYPSTLEQMLKAVTTAQPTVSASTFTIKTENHIHPQNYSLLEKTENNTTETKVTELEKMLTSETLPSTSRYKEEKTHESMKKKHRIEANKNKKNRSNNATVIKHQSEIIDSKPPKVSKQAPLVKIKNVKVISSRDITSTCNESIGLNDVLEVVTIPSVQLSPTLEHKLEKSTGLIENLDGFCAVADIVSGSGDGQEDEEDIDIDIENDDDEMDDNVILKNRSTSPNSVYESLLKSAKVRSKSNKTETVIQSTEDEMPEEIKDLEESSCDTERMENVLVSESSEDGLSEGGNQSDSSQHVEKRIANMVVLSNGEVMEFPVPTEEKLIEPDLISIEERKVHLEFFDGRPSKTPDRYVKIRNFILDSWYKSKPNYLNKTSVRPGLKNCGDVNCIGRIHMYLECTGAINFGCEQSCYNHHVKMAAIGVKQKGSRDVLAKGFKLNSMRPRKRKIKDGYGNWINEDELQGKTIEHQEHLDDTSSNDKEKIKSSKEVKTFYDPFKLIPCESFTQENPAPIGVEIYNSCLVIMDVHAHVSKTEVIGMLGGQCCGGTLSVTMAIPCNSISTGMQCEMDPVSQTQASEEIHKYGMSVVGWYHSHPTFNPDPSIRDMETQLKFQEWFSKGGNRYIGIIVSPYNRLNPNMSSDVQCLTVSEEVNLVQMCNKPYKFDYDIVQDNMDQEAMLSVIRQLAEKYSGYHNRVEILGPYRSFTGHTCLSKLLMSISEHSSNQWLSSEFLKTIENIFTEIFSQKGDSDAAIEYSDLNKSSDESSTNIDKSQSGENLVILQESVISTEEQQLVDNSLSQDS